A stretch of DNA from Bacteroidales bacterium:
AAAAGCTATGAGAACATTATTATTTTATATCATAATTTTAAGCTTCTTATCATCGAATAGTTTTGGGCAGGATTATGCTTTATCAAATCCATTTGATGCTCCAATTTTGTTAAATCCTGCCAATACAGGTGTACAATATCCATTAAGAGCTATTTTGAATTATCGTCAACAATGGAAAAGTATAACTAATCCTTTTACAACTATTTTAGCTTCGTTTGATTCTAAGACCTTTACACAGAGTAATTCGGGTTCTTCATTAGGAATAGGTTTCTCTCTTGCTAATGATAATGCAGGATACGGAAACTTAAATACCATGAATATTAATTTACATTTAAGTGGAAAAGTTATGTTGAATGATAATCAGACTTTATCTTTAGGCATATGTGGTGGCGTTATGCAACGAAGTATTGATATTAATAAATTGACCTTTACTGATCAATACGATGGTTATAGTTATAATAGCTCTATTGGAATTGGTGAAAGTTTTGCAACAGAAAAGCGACTTGTGCCTGATATAGGAACTGGTATTCAATGGAGTTATGGGCGAGGAGCTGCAACTTTATCATCAAACGATGCTATTGGTGCTCAATTGGGTTTTGCTGCTTTTCATGTTAACATGCCCAATACAGGTTTTCAAGAAGATGCCGATAAACGTTATATTCGAATGGTTATGCACGGTAGTTTTTCTTATGGAATTAAAAATACTCCATTTCAACTAAATCCCAGTGCTTTAGTCGAAATGCAAGGTCCTGCTAGAATGTATTTTACAGGTTTATTAATAAAATATCGATTACAAGAATCGTCCAAATATACCGGAAACCTACAAAATAGGACTTTTAATATAGGAGTTTTTTATCGGTATGGAGATGCTATCACTTCTGCGATTCAACTTGAATGGGATATGTTTGTAGTTGGTTTTAGTTATGATTTTAATATTTCAATGTTAAAAGAAATTAGTCACAGCAGAGGAGCAAGTGAAATTTTTATTAAGTATATACCTATAAAAAAACAGCTAGCTAATAGGCTGCTTTAAATATTCTTATACTTCTTTAATGAATCTAAAGCTTCTGATTTTCCGAGTTTATATGCAATTTCGAATAACTTAATTGCTTGAATGGTTTTTCTTTGTTTAATAAAAATATTAGCCATAAGGAAATAAGCATCCTTATTTGATCTATTAATATTAAGTGCAGCAATACATTCATTGAATGAATTTGAATAATTTCGCTCAAAATAATCAATCCAGGCAATATTTAAATATGAGTTAATTACTGTTGGATTTAGTTCAATAGATTTAATAAAACATTCTTTTGCTTTTTGATAATTTTTTTGTTGCATAAAAAACCATCCTAGGTGTTGCCATGAAAAAGGATTTTGGGGATATATTTCAACATTTTTCTTAAAATCGGCAAAAGCTTCATTAAAATTATTTAAATAATAACTGGCATAAGCTCTGTTGATTCTAGCATCAAAATTTGTAGAGTCTAATTTGAGAATAAAGTCATAATCGTTATATGCTTCTTTATATTTTTTTAGTATTGCATATTGCCATCCACGATTAAAATAAGCTTCAATATTTCGATTATTTAAAAGAATAAGAGTAGAATAATCTGCAATCGATTTTTCGTTTTCATTTAATAAAAAACATGTATATGCTCTGTTTTTCAAAGCGATATCATAATAAGGATTAATACCAAGTGAAATACTAAAATATTTTATTGCTCTTTTTTTATTGTTTAACGAATAATATAATTCACCTAAATAGTTCCAGGTTTCATAATCTTTTTTATTTAATTTAAGACATTGATAAAAATCACGTAAAGCGCGATTTATTTTTCTTGCTTTAAGGTAACAAAAACCTCTTTTGCCGTATGGATAATAATACAAAGAATCTTCAGCTATAGATTTTGAATAATATGCCCAGGCAGTTGTGTCTTTATTCATTTTTAAATAACAATCTCCTATGCCCGCATAAATAATGTGCTTATATATTTTTAAAGTATCAAGTTTTATGGCTTTAAAAAAGTCGTTTAATGCTGAATCTAGCTGTGATATTTTTAAGTAAATATTCGCTCGATTGATTAAATAAGATGCATCAGTTGGATCGAAACGAATTGCATTTGAATGATAATATATAGCACTATCAATTTTGTTTTCAGATAAATACTCAACAGCTAAGTTAGAGTTGATAAAAGCAATATTAGGATTACTTTTTAATATACTTTGATATAATGATTTTGAGTTTTTCCAATTCATCATTTGATTATAACTAATAAGCAAAAGGCAAAAAGTTACAATGCATGAAATAGCTAAAAAATATTTTTTTGAAAATTTTTCGACATAAAAAGCTATTATAATAAATATACCTATTCTTCCTAAATATATATATCGGTCGGCTATTATAACTTTTCCTTCAATAGAAAGAAAATGAAGAAATACAGAAATATTAACTAAAAAGAAAAACCAACCTAAAAAAATAATACGGTCTTTATCAGATTTATTTCTTTTTAAAAAAATTAAAATGGAGACTACAAAAATAAAAATCAAAAAAATTAGATAATAAAAAGAAATATCAAGCCTTCCGTTAGGCAATCTGGATGGATATGGATAAACAGCATTTAAATTTAATGGCCATAAAATATTAATAAGGTATAATAACATGCTTTTACCGGCGAGTAAGGTTCTATCGTAGAAATCGAATGAATATTTTTGCGAAACAATATCAGACCAAAGTGGAATCTTTAAAAGAAAAAGAATTATAAAAATACCAAAAAAAAATATAATGGATAATAGTAATATCTGCTTATATTGTAGTTGCTTATTAGTTTTGAAAAAGATAGATGTAATTTTATTTTCAAAATATGGAAAACTAAAGAACAATAAAATAAATAGAACAAAAATCCATTTGCTACTGCTTAATATCATTATCATTAAAAGAACTAATGGAATAATTTTTTTATCCAACTTCTGATTTAAAAATAAATAAATGAGCATTAATATTATGGGTACTAACAATCCTTGAATCTTTGAATATGCTGCAAATAATGTAAATATGCCAAACATTGCATAAAAAATCACCCTTTTTTCTTTATAGTAACGAATATAACAATATATAGATAACAAGGTGAAAAATGAAAATATAATATCCTTTAATGCGGATGCCCAAGAAACTGGCTCAATAGCAAGAGGGTGAAAGGCAAATAAAAGAGTTGTTAAAATTGAAATTTTATCGTTTTTAATTACGAGTTTTAAAACTTTGTAAACTAGAAAAATATTGATTAAATGAAAAATATAATTTAGAAAGTGAAAAGCGAAGGCTGACTTGCCAACAATACTATATAAAAGCGAAAAAATACTAAAAGGAATAAACGTAAATCGTTCATTATTGAAAAAGTATTTTAATGTATCTATACCGAAATTTATTGTATAAACATTTTCATAAATTAATGCGTTATCGTCCCACGTTAAAAAATTAAAACTCAATATAGATAGATAGAAAATGGAACTTACAATAAGAATTATTAAAAGCAATACGTTGGAATAAAAATATTGCTCACTTCTATTCCATATATTTTTAAGCATAAAGTAAATAAATACTATACCTCATTCACTGTAAATTGATAATACTCAACTACAGGGTTTATTAGCATTTTATTGCACATTTCGTCTACCATTTTCTCAGCTTCTGCTTTATTTTCAGCTTCTAGTTCAATAAAAATATGCTTACCCACACGAACATTTTTTACCGTTTTAAACGAAAGGTTATATAAACCAAGCATAACTGCCTTACCTTGTGGATCTAACAAGGCTTTTTGAGGCATTACATCAATTTGAGCTTCAAATTTTTTCATGTATAATTATTTTTTAAATTATATACTAAGGTTACATGGAATACGCCATTCGAACAAATAGTGATGTTTGTTTGTGTGTAAATTTCATTTTCGGTTTGTGTGAATTTGTTCTCATGGCTATTTCATATATATATTTATTGTTTTTATTCAATTTCGTTTGTTTCGTTTGGAATTTGTATATCGCGGATTCGAAGTTGAAGTGTTTCTTTATTCATGAATTCGTTTTTATCAATAGAGTAGCAAACATTAAATTTTTTTGTATGAATAAGTTCATCTACTTTATAGCCAAAGTTAAATGCGATGGCAGGGAAAAAATAGTTTTTACTACTTTCTTGTTTTAAATCGAGTTTAAGATGTTCGTTATTTTTACCAACAGTTTTTCCAGATCCGGCATCGTAAACGTCGTATGATGCAAATATAGGAGTCATGTTTCCTGGCCCAAAGGGTTCAAACTTGTGCAATATCTTAAAAAAGCGTGCATCTATGTCTTTAAATTCGAGTACATCGTCAATTTCTATGTGGGGAATTAAGAGCTCGTCGGTAATAGAAGAAGCTACAATTTTTTCGAAAGTTTCGATAAACGTATAAAGCTTTTCGGGTTTGAGCGAAAGTCCTGCTGCAAACATATGGCCACCATAATTTTCAAGTAGGTGTCCGCATTTATCGATAGCATTATATAAATCGAATCCATCAACGGTTCTTGCAGATCCGTTGATTATGCCATTTGATTGAGTAAGTATAATAGTAGGTCGGTAGTAATATTCGATTAAACGAGAAGCAACAATGCCAATTACTCCTTTGTGCCAATTTTGATTAAAGAGAACTGTAGTTTTTTTATGTTTATATGTTTCGTCATTTTCAATCATTTCGACCGCTTCTTGAAATATTTTTTGGTCGAGTGACTTACGGTCTTCGTTGCATTCATCTATATCACGGGCATGACGACGAGCTTCAGCTTCGGTTTCGGAAGTGAGCAGTTCTACTGCTTTAGTGCCATTTTCAATGCGACCAGCAGCATTGATACGGGGACCAATTTTAAAAACAATATCGTTAATATTGAGTTTTGTTTGCCCAACGCGTGCAATGTCTTTTAAGGCTTTAAGACCAATAATGGGGTTGTTATTTAATTTTTGTAAGCCAAAGTGAGCGATTATACGATTTTCGCCCATAATGGGCACAATATCGGAAGCAATACTAACGGCTACCAAATCGAGGTATTGGTATAGTTGTTCAAAAGGAATATTTTGCTTAATACAATAAGCTTGAAGTAGTTTAAAACCTACACCGCAGCCACTTAATTCTTTAAATGGGTATTTACAATCGGGGCGTTTAGGGTCGAGAACTGCTACTGCATTAGGAATAATATCGCCCGGAAGGTGATGGTCGCAAATAATAAAATCTACATTTTTTTTGCGTGCATATTCAATTTTTTCAACAGCTTTTATACCACAATCTAGCGCTATTACTAAATTATATTTATGTTGGGCAGCATAATCAATCCCTTTGTATGAAATACCATAGCCTTCGTCATAGCGATTTGGAATGTAAAAAGAAATATGTGGGTATATTTTTTTTAAGAAAGAGTATAACAACGAAACAGCTGTGGTCCCATCTACATCGTAGTCGCCGTATATAAGTACATTTTCGTTTTGGTTGAATGCTTGAATAATTCGCTCAATAGCTAAATCCATATCTTTCATTAGAAATGGATTGTGCAAATCGTCTAAGCTGGGAATGAAAAAAGATTTTGCTTTCTCGATGCTGTCTATGCCTCTTTGAGTTAACAAATTAGCTAATACAGGATGTATATCAAGTTTTTCTGAAAGCAGTTTTATTACTTCAGCATCACCCTTAGGTTTTATAATCCAATGTTTAAATGGTACGGTCATGTTCTGATGTTAAATATTAGTGAAAAATGGTTCAGCAATTTGGTTATAACTTCATTCATAGGAACGGGTTGCCCTAATTCTTTTTGTAATGAAGTAACCCCTTTGTCTTTAAAACCACAAGGATTGATATAGTTGAAATAGTTAAGATCGGTGTTTATATTAAAGGCAAAGCCATGCATGCTTATCCAATGTGAGACACGAACACCTATAGCGCATATTTTACGTGCTTTTTGAGGATGGTGAGCATCGAGCCATACGCCTGTTGCACCTTCTAATCTTTCTGCTTGAATGTTGTAATCGGATAAAGTTTGTATTATGACTTCTTCAATATTATATATATATTTTTTTATACCTAAGTTTATCTTTTGCAAATCGAAAATGGGATAACCTACAATTTGACCAGGACCGTGGTAAGTAATGTCACCGCCTCTGTTAGTTTTATAGTATGTTGCGTGGATACGGTTTAACATTTCGTTGCTAATGAGTAAATTAGAGTTGTTTCCACTATTGCCGAGTGTATAGACGTGGGGGTGTTCGCAAAATATTAGATAGCCTAAGAAATTATTTTGATTGATGTTTTCTCTATTTTTTAATATTTGGGCGTGTAGTTCTTCTTGATAGTCCCACGCTTTTTTATACTCTATTAATCCAATATTATGATATTCAACCTTATACATAAAATGTTTTGAATGGACTAAAATACAAACAATTTTATTTTTTTCCTATGTCTAAAAAGTTTTGCTTCAAAATCTACTTTTATACATTTATGTTTTTTGCCTTTTTGTGTATAATTCACGTATTTTGGCATATTTTGCAAATGCTGCAAATGCAGAGATCACAGCGATGATAAAGCCATAATATCCATCTAAAAATCCTCCCTTAAAAATAAAATCACGTTTAAATTTCCAAATTGATTTAATAATCATTCCGCAAAATGTTACTTTTCTGCCTCTTTCAAAATCGGCTTGAGCTCCTATTTCAGTAAATTTATTTACTTGATCCAAATGTTGATGAATGGAATAATACGAATAATGGAGAAGATCGCCTTTTAATAAAGTTGTTGAGCATCCAGCTTCCATTTCGAAACGGTCGTGTGGATTAATACCTGTCCATTGACCTTTGGGAGCATACCATAAACGTAATTTTTTATCGGGATACCACCCACCATGTCGTATCCATTTACCACAATAGTTGGTAATGCGATTGACGTAGTATCCATCGTGTGTCCAATTTTGTTTTACTTTTAAAATGGACTCTTGCAGTTCTTTTGTCAATACTTCGTCAGCATCTAAAGACAACACATAAGGATATGTGGCTTGAGTAATGGCATAATTTTTTTGTTGAATATGCCCTTCGAATGCATGCTCAACAAATTTTACTCCATACGACAAGCATATTTCTTTTGTTTTATCTTTTGAAAATGAATCAACCACAACGATTTCGTCTGCTACTATTCGGGCGGCTTCGATGCAACGAGCAATGTTTTTTTCTTCGTTGTAGGTTATGATTACTACAGATAGTTTTATGTTTTCAGTCATGATAATATATGCGTTTTACTCTTCTTGAAATTCCAGTAAAAATCTCGTAGGGTATGGTATGCAAAATGTGGCACATGGTTTCAATATCGTCAATGGTCTCGAAAATGGTAACTTCTTCGCCTTCTTGAACATCTAAATCAGATACATCAACCATACACATATCCATACATATTGTGCCAATGATCGGTACTTTTTTGTCTTTTATTTTAACTTTGAATATACCGTTTCCGAGATGTCTGTCAATGCCATCGGCATATCCAACAGGTAGAATTGCAATTTTTGAAGGTTTAGTTATTATTCCCTTACGATTATAGCCTACTGTTTCTCCAGTACCTAATTCTTTTATTTGTGATATAATTGTTTTAAACGATAAAACGGGTTGTAGTTTGTTTTTTAGTACACCTGAATTACTTATTCCATACAAACCAATTCCTAATCGAACCATATCAAAAGCATATTGTGAGTGTCGTTCAATACCAGCTGAATTTAATATGTGTATCCATATTTTGTCTTTAGATACGTGTTGAAGCTTGTTTGCCGTATTTTGCAGGCGTTGAATTTGTAATTTAGTAAATTCGTCTTCGGCTTTGTCTTCCGAGGCGGCTAAGTGGCTGAAAACCGACTTTATTTTTATGTAAGGATATTGTGCTATTTTTTGAGTCAAAAGATTAATTTCATGGGGCAAAAAGCCTAAACGGTGCATTCCGGTATCAATTTTAATATGGCAAGGATATTCTGAATAACCAAGTCGTGAAACAGCTTTTGCAAATAAATCCAATGTTCTGAAACTATAAATAACAGGTTCGAGGCGTTGTTCAATAATCATCTCAAACGTTTGGGTTTCGGGACTCATAACCATAATAGGAACATGAATGCCATTTTGCCTTAACTCAAAACCTTCGTCGGCGTATGCAACAGCTAAATAATCGACATTATGGTGTTGAAGTAAGCGAGCAACTTCGAACAAACCACTTCCGTAAGAGAAAGCTTTAACCATTGCCATTATTTTTGTCTGGGGAGGTAAAACCGACTTATAGGTTAAATAATTATGCAGCAATGCATTTAAATCAACTTTTAAAATAGTTTCGTGAGTTTGGAGCTGAAGTTTTTGACGAATGCGTTCAAAAGCAAATGCCCGTGCACCTTTTAGGAGAATAGTTGTATTGGAAAATGGTATTTGATATAAATGGTTTAAAAAATCTTCGACGCTTTCGAAGGTTATAACTTGTGAGTGAAAAAAGTCTTTGTACTTTGTAATTTCTTTGCCAATTAAAATTAAAAAATGAATGTGAGCAT
This window harbors:
- a CDS encoding PorP/SprF family type IX secretion system membrane protein; protein product: MRTLLFYIIILSFLSSNSFGQDYALSNPFDAPILLNPANTGVQYPLRAILNYRQQWKSITNPFTTILASFDSKTFTQSNSGSSLGIGFSLANDNAGYGNLNTMNINLHLSGKVMLNDNQTLSLGICGGVMQRSIDINKLTFTDQYDGYSYNSSIGIGESFATEKRLVPDIGTGIQWSYGRGAATLSSNDAIGAQLGFAAFHVNMPNTGFQEDADKRYIRMVMHGSFSYGIKNTPFQLNPSALVEMQGPARMYFTGLLIKYRLQESSKYTGNLQNRTFNIGVFYRYGDAITSAIQLEWDMFVVGFSYDFNISMLKEISHSRGASEIFIKYIPIKKQLANRLL
- the recJ gene encoding single-stranded-DNA-specific exonuclease RecJ, which gives rise to MTVPFKHWIIKPKGDAEVIKLLSEKLDIHPVLANLLTQRGIDSIEKAKSFFIPSLDDLHNPFLMKDMDLAIERIIQAFNQNENVLIYGDYDVDGTTAVSLLYSFLKKIYPHISFYIPNRYDEGYGISYKGIDYAAQHKYNLVIALDCGIKAVEKIEYARKKNVDFIICDHHLPGDIIPNAVAVLDPKRPDCKYPFKELSGCGVGFKLLQAYCIKQNIPFEQLYQYLDLVAVSIASDIVPIMGENRIIAHFGLQKLNNNPIIGLKALKDIARVGQTKLNINDIVFKIGPRINAAGRIENGTKAVELLTSETEAEARRHARDIDECNEDRKSLDQKIFQEAVEMIENDETYKHKKTTVLFNQNWHKGVIGIVASRLIEYYYRPTIILTQSNGIINGSARTVDGFDLYNAIDKCGHLLENYGGHMFAAGLSLKPEKLYTFIETFEKIVASSITDELLIPHIEIDDVLEFKDIDARFFKILHKFEPFGPGNMTPIFASYDVYDAGSGKTVGKNNEHLKLDLKQESSKNYFFPAIAFNFGYKVDELIHTKKFNVCYSIDKNEFMNKETLQLRIRDIQIPNETNEIE
- a CDS encoding tetratricopeptide repeat protein, whose amino-acid sequence is MLKNIWNRSEQYFYSNVLLLIILIVSSIFYLSILSFNFLTWDDNALIYENVYTINFGIDTLKYFFNNERFTFIPFSIFSLLYSIVGKSAFAFHFLNYIFHLINIFLVYKVLKLVIKNDKISILTTLLFAFHPLAIEPVSWASALKDIIFSFFTLLSIYCYIRYYKEKRVIFYAMFGIFTLFAAYSKIQGLLVPIILMLIYLFLNQKLDKKIIPLVLLMIMILSSSKWIFVLFILLFFSFPYFENKITSIFFKTNKQLQYKQILLLSIIFFFGIFIILFLLKIPLWSDIVSQKYSFDFYDRTLLAGKSMLLYLINILWPLNLNAVYPYPSRLPNGRLDISFYYLIFLIFIFVVSILIFLKRNKSDKDRIIFLGWFFFLVNISVFLHFLSIEGKVIIADRYIYLGRIGIFIIIAFYVEKFSKKYFLAISCIVTFCLLLISYNQMMNWKNSKSLYQSILKSNPNIAFINSNLAVEYLSENKIDSAIYYHSNAIRFDPTDASYLINRANIYLKISQLDSALNDFFKAIKLDTLKIYKHIIYAGIGDCYLKMNKDTTAWAYYSKSIAEDSLYYYPYGKRGFCYLKARKINRALRDFYQCLKLNKKDYETWNYLGELYYSLNNKKRAIKYFSISLGINPYYDIALKNRAYTCFLLNENEKSIADYSTLILLNNRNIEAYFNRGWQYAILKKYKEAYNDYDFILKLDSTNFDARINRAYASYYLNNFNEAFADFKKNVEIYPQNPFSWQHLGWFFMQQKNYQKAKECFIKSIELNPTVINSYLNIAWIDYFERNYSNSFNECIAALNINRSNKDAYFLMANIFIKQRKTIQAIKLFEIAYKLGKSEALDSLKKYKNI
- the purS gene encoding phosphoribosylformylglycinamidine synthase subunit PurS produces the protein MKKFEAQIDVMPQKALLDPQGKAVMLGLYNLSFKTVKNVRVGKHIFIELEAENKAEAEKMVDEMCNKMLINPVVEYYQFTVNEV
- the lipB gene encoding lipoyl(octanoyl) transferase LipB — its product is MYKVEYHNIGLIEYKKAWDYQEELHAQILKNRENINQNNFLGYLIFCEHPHVYTLGNSGNNSNLLISNEMLNRIHATYYKTNRGGDITYHGPGQIVGYPIFDLQKINLGIKKYIYNIEEVIIQTLSDYNIQAERLEGATGVWLDAHHPQKARKICAIGVRVSHWISMHGFAFNINTDLNYFNYINPCGFKDKGVTSLQKELGQPVPMNEVITKLLNHFSLIFNIRT
- a CDS encoding glycosyltransferase family 2 protein → MTENIKLSVVIITYNEEKNIARCIEAARIVADEIVVVDSFSKDKTKEICLSYGVKFVEHAFEGHIQQKNYAITQATYPYVLSLDADEVLTKELQESILKVKQNWTHDGYYVNRITNYCGKWIRHGGWYPDKKLRLWYAPKGQWTGINPHDRFEMEAGCSTTLLKGDLLHYSYYSIHQHLDQVNKFTEIGAQADFERGRKVTFCGMIIKSIWKFKRDFIFKGGFLDGYYGFIIAVISAFAAFAKYAKIRELYTKRQKT
- a CDS encoding bifunctional UDP-N-acetylmuramoyl-tripeptide:D-alanyl-D-alanine ligase/alanine racemase is translated as MIYHYHQIAEILNCRIVGNPNGYIRQIFTDSRYPWFEKESLFVALKGNRFDGHQFINELYEAGVKAFIVNRLPENTYNDATYFVVSSTLEALQKLAAWHRLQFHYPVAAITGSYGKSIVKEWIFDLLNQRLNIIRSPKSYNSQLGVPISVLQMSANNELALFEAGISKPKEMSILSSIIKPNIGIITNIGNAHQENFSTLEEKINEKLNLFESVEKIIYPSKYDALDKAIKQRFPNKTLCSWGYHENDWLKIESTTSSDFSTVIQFKIDQKFYTVTLPFSNEAFIENAMTSLLSAYALDANLERLIEQAALLSPIDMRLELVEAGNNCTLINDYYNSDLTSISVALEFLKQQNNRPQKAIILSDIPKTGFSEEEVYKTVAQWINNAHIHFLILIGKEITKYKDFFHSQVITFESVEDFLNHLYQIPFSNTTILLKGARAFAFERIRQKLQLQTHETILKVDLNALLHNYLTYKSVLPPQTKIMAMVKAFSYGSGLFEVARLLQHHNVDYLAVAYADEGFELRQNGIHVPIMVMSPETQTFEMIIEQRLEPVIYSFRTLDLFAKAVSRLGYSEYPCHIKIDTGMHRLGFLPHEINLLTQKIAQYPYIKIKSVFSHLAASEDKAEDEFTKLQIQRLQNTANKLQHVSKDKIWIHILNSAGIERHSQYAFDMVRLGIGLYGISNSGVLKNKLQPVLSFKTIISQIKELGTGETVGYNRKGIITKPSKIAILPVGYADGIDRHLGNGIFKVKIKDKKVPIIGTICMDMCMVDVSDLDVQEGEEVTIFETIDDIETMCHILHTIPYEIFTGISRRVKRIYYHD